Proteins encoded within one genomic window of Actinoplanes octamycinicus:
- a CDS encoding ATP-binding cassette domain-containing protein translates to MDDLVVRAEGLRKRFGQTQALDGVDLAMRRGTVLGVLGPNGAGKTTAVRVLATLLRPDEGTAYVAGVDVLREPQKVRRRIGLTGQYASVDEDLTGTQNLVLIGQLLDLPTRAAKQRAAELLAWFDLTEAAGRPAKTYSGGMRRRLDLAASLVGRPEVIFLDEPTTGLDPAKREDMWGVVRTQVAQGSSVLLTTQYLEEADALADEIVVVDHGRVIAQDTPDGLKRRVGGQTLRIRPTDPARLPDVLKILDAVAAPGTNAAPDDAAGSRPGAASVPVTSDHALDDVIPALRRAGVEINEFGLHLPSLDEVFHTLTSDKGDSKKTEALV, encoded by the coding sequence GTGGACGATCTCGTAGTGCGCGCCGAGGGGTTGCGCAAACGCTTCGGGCAGACACAGGCGCTCGACGGAGTGGATCTGGCCATGCGCCGGGGCACGGTGCTCGGCGTGCTGGGGCCCAACGGGGCCGGCAAGACGACCGCGGTGCGGGTGCTGGCGACGCTGCTGCGCCCGGACGAGGGCACCGCGTACGTGGCCGGCGTCGACGTGCTGCGCGAGCCGCAGAAGGTGCGCCGCCGGATCGGGCTGACCGGCCAGTACGCCTCGGTCGACGAGGACCTGACCGGCACCCAGAACCTGGTGCTGATCGGCCAGCTGCTCGACCTGCCGACCCGGGCCGCCAAGCAGCGGGCCGCCGAGCTGCTCGCCTGGTTCGACCTCACCGAGGCGGCCGGCCGCCCGGCCAAGACGTACTCCGGGGGCATGCGGCGCCGCCTCGACCTGGCCGCCAGCCTGGTCGGCCGGCCCGAGGTGATCTTCCTGGACGAGCCGACCACCGGGCTGGACCCGGCCAAGCGCGAGGACATGTGGGGGGTCGTGCGCACCCAGGTGGCGCAGGGCTCCAGCGTGCTGCTGACCACGCAGTACCTGGAGGAGGCGGACGCCCTGGCCGACGAGATCGTCGTCGTCGACCACGGCCGGGTGATCGCCCAGGACACCCCGGACGGGCTCAAGCGGCGGGTCGGCGGGCAGACCCTGCGGATCCGGCCGACGGATCCCGCACGGCTCCCGGACGTACTGAAAATCCTCGATGCGGTGGCCGCGCCCGGCACCAACGCCGCGCCGGACGACGCGGCCGGATCCCGGCCCGGCGCCGCGTCGGTGCCGGTCACCTCGGACCACGCGCTCGACGACGTGATCCCGGCACTGCGCCGGGCCGGCGTGGAGATCAACGAGTTCGGCCTGCACCTGCCCAGCCTGGACGAGGTGTTCCACACCCTGACCAGCGACAAGGGCGACAGCAAGAAGACGGAGGCGCTGGTATGA
- a CDS encoding AfsR/SARP family transcriptional regulator, with translation MSEHGERAGRLRVELFGTLRVRRDEAGLAVPGARLRGLLVRLALAGGRPVPAGTLVDALWPRDRPADPANALQSLVSRLRRVLGDADAVTQDEGGYRLAVTGDDVDVTRFERLAAAGRQRLRDGDTAAAAELLDQAGALVRGPVAAEVGAVAEAVAVRLGRAVAAALADAAETDLRRGRPEAAEARLSRLHEDHPLDERVVALLMDALAAQGRQAEALDLYERVREEVADRLGADPGAALRERHLRLLRGPDAAADRAQWPARGPDAAADREQWPARGPDAAADRDQRPVGGPESAAARDRAHRSAGSSRESGAWTSDALGGADQAVPEKDEAHPAASNLPEPLTSFIGREADLERVDALLSGGRLITVLGPGGAGKTRLATQAARRRRGDYRDGVWLIDLASVTAPAELPAAVLTATGLRAAAIFENSGIRFEGRGEIDVLVDQFAGRECLFVVDNCEHLIDAVAHLVTALLVRCPGLRILATSREPLAVDGEALVPLGPLGVPESTEPAEVLRSPAVRLFAERAAAVLPGFAVDERAGEATVAPVVQIVRRLDGLPLALELAAARLRTLGLAELAAGLDDRFRLLTTGSRTALPRHRTLRAVIAWSWDLLADDERALAERVSVLPGGVTIGSASAVCPDAPDIPDLLAALVDKSLLHRAPDGRYRMLETLREYGVDRLAEQGTLPAVRGLAARHLAALVAEHDPRLRTAEQLDALRVLRAEYDNALAALRHLCDQGEAEQALRLAMSLVWYWQMFGRHADAAFWLREALNVPGERDQLTLDCAEAVLVLNRVSAEYAMALESADQRRERMRELARRLVAHPHLPGLTGALAAVVLYMAEEPEAARARIDELVAGPDRWVTALALLFRAQVAENNGDVAQVRVDVTDALAGFRAAGDRWGQATVLPLRALLRQYDGDLDGALADLDTATSLAAEFGSLDLGDEVFIDLRRSDLYLRRGEPDEARAALRAARERAGRSASPAMMLLIDALEAGMLVALGDLDRAEELVTRAATGLPVESLEFINGDHGTAIIEGVRAALALRRGDPVQAEKALIRAYAAAQATRDMPILSLVAIGAASLADLLGRHRDAVQLLGAGARLRGAHDPTDLQVAELTRRNRAVLGEEAFAEAYAAGFGLDPGTALARIDPGQVNRALES, from the coding sequence GTGAGCGAGCACGGGGAGCGTGCCGGCCGGTTGCGGGTCGAGCTGTTCGGGACGTTGCGGGTCCGGCGGGACGAGGCCGGCCTGGCGGTGCCCGGTGCGCGGCTGCGCGGGCTGCTCGTCCGGCTGGCGCTGGCCGGTGGACGGCCGGTCCCGGCCGGGACGCTGGTCGACGCGCTGTGGCCGCGGGACCGGCCGGCCGACCCGGCCAACGCGCTGCAGTCCCTGGTGTCCCGGCTGCGCCGGGTGCTCGGCGACGCCGACGCGGTCACTCAGGACGAGGGCGGCTACCGGCTCGCGGTGACCGGCGACGACGTGGACGTGACCCGGTTCGAGCGGCTGGCCGCGGCCGGGCGGCAGCGGCTGCGGGACGGCGACACCGCTGCGGCGGCCGAGCTGCTGGACCAGGCCGGCGCACTGGTCCGCGGGCCGGTGGCGGCGGAGGTCGGCGCGGTCGCCGAGGCGGTCGCGGTGCGGCTGGGGCGGGCGGTGGCCGCGGCGCTGGCCGACGCGGCCGAGACCGACCTGCGGCGGGGCCGGCCGGAGGCGGCCGAGGCGCGGCTGAGCCGGCTGCACGAGGACCATCCGCTGGACGAGCGGGTGGTGGCGCTGCTGATGGACGCGCTGGCCGCGCAGGGCCGGCAGGCGGAGGCCCTCGATCTGTACGAGCGGGTGCGCGAGGAGGTCGCCGACCGGCTCGGCGCGGATCCGGGTGCGGCGTTGCGCGAGCGGCACCTGCGGCTGCTCCGCGGCCCGGACGCGGCAGCGGACCGTGCGCAGTGGCCGGCGCGTGGCCCGGACGCGGCGGCGGACCGTGAGCAGTGGCCGGCGCGCGGCCCGGACGCGGCGGCGGACCGCGACCAGCGGCCGGTCGGCGGCCCGGAGTCCGCGGCGGCGCGCGACCGGGCGCACCGGTCGGCCGGCAGTTCGCGCGAGTCCGGGGCGTGGACGTCCGATGCGCTGGGCGGGGCAGACCAGGCCGTACCGGAAAAGGACGAGGCGCACCCGGCGGCGAGCAATCTGCCGGAACCACTGACCAGCTTCATCGGCCGGGAGGCCGACCTGGAGCGGGTGGACGCGCTGCTCAGCGGCGGTCGGCTGATCACCGTGCTCGGGCCGGGCGGGGCCGGCAAGACGCGGCTGGCCACGCAGGCGGCGCGCCGGCGGCGGGGTGACTACCGCGACGGCGTGTGGCTGATCGACTTGGCGTCGGTGACCGCGCCGGCCGAGCTGCCCGCCGCGGTGCTGACCGCGACCGGTCTGCGCGCCGCGGCCATCTTCGAGAACTCCGGGATCCGGTTCGAGGGCCGCGGCGAGATCGACGTGCTGGTCGACCAGTTCGCCGGGCGCGAGTGCCTGTTCGTGGTGGACAACTGCGAGCACCTGATCGACGCGGTCGCGCACCTGGTCACCGCGCTGCTGGTGCGCTGCCCGGGGCTGCGGATCCTGGCCACCAGCCGGGAGCCGCTCGCGGTGGACGGCGAGGCGCTGGTCCCGCTCGGTCCGCTCGGGGTGCCGGAGAGCACCGAGCCGGCCGAGGTGCTCCGGTCGCCGGCGGTCCGGCTGTTCGCCGAGCGGGCCGCCGCGGTGCTGCCCGGCTTCGCGGTCGACGAGCGGGCCGGCGAGGCGACCGTGGCGCCGGTGGTGCAGATCGTGCGCCGGCTGGACGGGCTGCCGCTCGCCCTGGAGCTGGCCGCCGCCCGGCTGCGCACGCTCGGGCTGGCCGAGCTGGCAGCCGGGCTGGACGACCGGTTCCGGCTGCTCACCACGGGCAGCCGGACCGCGCTGCCCCGGCACCGGACGCTGCGCGCGGTGATCGCCTGGAGCTGGGATCTGCTCGCCGACGACGAGCGGGCTCTGGCCGAGCGGGTGTCGGTGCTGCCCGGCGGGGTGACCATCGGCTCGGCGAGCGCGGTCTGCCCGGACGCCCCGGACATCCCGGACCTGCTGGCCGCTCTGGTCGACAAGTCGCTGCTGCACCGCGCCCCGGACGGGCGGTACCGGATGCTGGAGACGCTCCGCGAGTACGGCGTCGACCGCCTCGCCGAGCAGGGCACGCTGCCCGCCGTCCGGGGTCTGGCCGCCCGCCACCTGGCCGCCCTGGTCGCCGAGCACGACCCGCGGCTGCGCACCGCCGAGCAGCTGGACGCCCTGCGGGTGCTGCGCGCCGAGTACGACAACGCCCTAGCCGCCCTGCGCCACCTCTGTGACCAGGGCGAGGCCGAGCAGGCGCTGCGCCTGGCGATGAGCCTGGTCTGGTACTGGCAGATGTTCGGCCGGCACGCCGACGCCGCGTTCTGGCTGCGCGAGGCGCTGAACGTGCCCGGTGAGCGGGACCAGTTGACCCTGGACTGCGCCGAGGCGGTGCTGGTGCTGAACCGGGTCAGCGCGGAGTACGCGATGGCGCTGGAGAGCGCCGACCAGCGCCGGGAGCGGATGCGGGAGCTGGCCCGGCGGCTGGTCGCGCACCCGCATCTGCCCGGGCTGACCGGCGCGCTGGCCGCGGTGGTGCTCTACATGGCCGAGGAGCCGGAGGCGGCCCGCGCCCGGATCGACGAGCTGGTGGCCGGCCCGGACCGCTGGGTGACCGCGCTCGCCCTGCTGTTCCGTGCCCAGGTGGCGGAGAACAACGGCGATGTGGCCCAGGTCCGGGTCGACGTGACCGACGCGCTGGCCGGGTTCCGGGCGGCCGGCGACCGCTGGGGCCAGGCCACCGTGCTGCCGCTGCGCGCCCTGCTCCGGCAGTACGACGGCGACCTGGACGGCGCGCTCGCCGACCTGGACACGGCCACCTCGCTGGCCGCCGAGTTCGGTTCGCTGGACCTGGGCGACGAGGTCTTCATCGACCTGCGGCGCTCCGACCTGTACCTGCGGCGCGGCGAGCCGGACGAGGCCCGGGCCGCGCTGCGGGCCGCCCGGGAGCGGGCCGGCCGGTCGGCGTCCCCGGCGATGATGCTGCTCATCGACGCCCTGGAGGCCGGGATGCTGGTCGCGCTCGGCGACCTGGACCGGGCCGAGGAGCTGGTCACCCGGGCCGCGACCGGGCTGCCGGTGGAGTCGCTGGAATTCATCAACGGCGACCACGGCACCGCGATCATCGAGGGGGTGCGGGCCGCGCTGGCGTTGCGCCGGGGCGACCCGGTCCAGGCCGAGAAAGCGCTGATCCGGGCGTACGCCGCCGCTCAGGCGACCCGGGACATGCCGATCCTGTCGCTGGTCGCGATCGGCGCGGCGAGCCTGGCCGACCTGCTCGGCCGGCACCGGGACGCGGTGCAGCTGCTCGGCGCCGGCGCCCGGCTGCGCGGCGCGCACGACCCGACCGACCTGCAGGTGGCCGAGCTGACCCGGCGCAACCGGGCGGTGCTGGGGGAGGAGGCGTTCGCCGAGGCGTACGCCGCCGGGTTCGGCCTGGACCCGGGCACGGCACTGGCCCGGATCGATCCGGGCCAGGTGAACCGTGCGCTGGAGTCGTGA
- a CDS encoding phosphocholine-specific phospholipase C: MTSVDRRKFLQMLGVPAVAAAMPAGLEKALAIPANNRTGSIEDVEHVIFLMQENRSFDHYFGTLRGVRGFADPHPAKRPDGRTVWHQEELLPFRPEVKDLGGAFLPDPPHGWNDGHAAWNGGRFDQWVPHKGVQTMTHHTRADLPYHFALADAFTVLDGYHCSLLGPTDPNRYHMWSGWVGNDGKGGGPVITNAEAGYDWTTYPERLEAAGVSWKIYQDIGLGLTAAGSWGWTSDPFIGNYGDNSLLYFHQYQNATPGNPLADRAKTGTEVNTLGRDPEKLLTDFRSDVANGTLPQVTWLVAPEAYTEHPNWEPHNGAWYVSQVIDILASNPAIWSKMALFITYDEEGGFFDHLVPPTPDPARSTVSTVNEIFPGGDGHPAGPYGLGIRVPTIVVSPWTRGGWVNSQTFDHTSLIRFLERRFGVTEPNITPWRRAVAGDLTSAFDFRTPNRRPVGLPDTTAFKPADLTRQPDLVPVPPADPELPKQERGVRPARALPYTLHADVLGDAVELRNSGRATAVFQVRPAGGDPLSITVEPGKRLSEPLTATEVEVHGPNGFYRRFRHGTGAVRVRARYDEHRDTVLLEIRNTGRERAEVRVADRYTGHASTLTLRAGTARTSQISAARTRGWYDVTVTSGSVVAQYAGHLENGRDSITDPGMGGLV; the protein is encoded by the coding sequence GTGACCAGCGTGGATCGTCGTAAATTCTTGCAGATGCTGGGTGTGCCGGCGGTTGCCGCCGCGATGCCCGCCGGGCTGGAGAAGGCCCTCGCCATTCCGGCGAACAACCGCACCGGGTCGATCGAGGACGTCGAGCACGTCATCTTCCTGATGCAGGAGAACCGTTCCTTCGACCATTATTTCGGTACGTTGCGCGGCGTGCGCGGGTTCGCCGATCCGCACCCGGCGAAACGGCCGGACGGCCGGACGGTCTGGCATCAGGAGGAGCTGCTGCCGTTCCGCCCGGAGGTCAAGGATCTGGGCGGCGCCTTCCTGCCGGACCCGCCGCACGGCTGGAACGACGGGCACGCCGCCTGGAACGGCGGCCGGTTCGACCAGTGGGTGCCCCACAAGGGCGTGCAGACGATGACCCACCACACCCGCGCCGACCTGCCCTATCATTTCGCGCTCGCGGACGCTTTCACGGTTCTCGACGGCTACCACTGTTCGCTGCTCGGCCCGACCGACCCGAACCGCTATCACATGTGGAGCGGCTGGGTCGGCAACGACGGCAAGGGCGGCGGCCCGGTCATCACCAATGCCGAGGCCGGTTACGACTGGACGACCTATCCGGAGCGGCTGGAGGCGGCCGGCGTCTCCTGGAAGATCTATCAGGACATCGGGCTCGGGCTGACCGCGGCGGGTTCCTGGGGCTGGACCTCGGACCCGTTCATCGGCAATTACGGCGACAATTCGCTGCTCTACTTCCACCAGTACCAGAACGCGACGCCGGGCAATCCGCTCGCCGACCGTGCGAAGACCGGCACCGAGGTGAACACCCTCGGCCGCGACCCGGAGAAATTGCTCACCGATTTCCGATCCGACGTGGCGAACGGGACGCTGCCGCAGGTCACCTGGCTGGTGGCGCCGGAGGCGTACACCGAGCACCCGAACTGGGAGCCGCACAACGGCGCCTGGTACGTCTCCCAGGTGATCGACATCCTGGCGTCGAACCCGGCGATCTGGTCGAAGATGGCGCTGTTCATCACCTACGACGAGGAGGGCGGCTTCTTCGACCACCTGGTCCCGCCGACCCCCGACCCGGCGCGCTCGACGGTGTCCACGGTCAACGAGATCTTCCCGGGCGGCGACGGGCACCCGGCCGGCCCGTACGGTCTCGGCATCCGCGTCCCGACGATCGTCGTCTCACCGTGGACCCGGGGCGGCTGGGTGAACTCGCAGACCTTCGACCACACTTCGCTGATCCGCTTCCTGGAGCGCCGGTTCGGCGTCACCGAGCCGAACATCACCCCGTGGCGGCGGGCCGTGGCCGGCGACCTGACCAGCGCCTTCGACTTCCGGACCCCGAACCGCCGGCCGGTCGGCCTGCCGGACACCACGGCGTTCAAGCCGGCCGACCTGACCCGGCAGCCGGACCTGGTCCCGGTCCCGCCGGCCGACCCGGAACTGCCGAAGCAGGAGCGCGGCGTGCGGCCGGCCCGGGCGCTGCCCTACACCCTGCACGCGGACGTCCTCGGCGACGCCGTCGAGCTGCGCAACAGCGGCCGGGCGACGGCGGTCTTCCAGGTCCGTCCGGCCGGCGGCGACCCGCTGTCGATCACCGTCGAGCCGGGCAAGCGGCTGTCCGAGCCGCTCACCGCGACCGAGGTCGAGGTGCACGGGCCGAACGGTTTCTACCGCCGGTTCCGCCACGGCACCGGGGCCGTGCGGGTCCGGGCGCGCTACGACGAGCACCGGGACACCGTCCTGCTGGAGATCCGCAACACCGGCCGGGAACGGGCCGAGGTACGGGTCGCCGACCGCTACACCGGGCACGCGTCGACGCTGACCCTGCGGGCCGGCACCGCCCGGACCTCGCAGATCAGCGCGGCCCGCACCCGCGGCTGGTACGACGTCACGGTCACCTCCGGCAGCGTCGTCGCGCAGTACGCCGGCCACCTGGAGAACGGCCGGGACAGCATCACCGACCCGGGCATGGGCGGCCTGGTCTGA
- a CDS encoding PRC-barrel domain-containing protein: MTTPSASIELIELSDSDQVVEDPAEDIRGRKVRDRDGHELGRVDDLLIDPEERKVRFLRVAHGGILGFGGTASFVPVEAIRAIDDEIVHVAEPKQIVAEAPAYDPELIDATEYYHDLYRHYGYPPFWSTGYIYPGYPHYRI, encoded by the coding sequence ATGACCACACCGAGTGCCAGCATCGAGCTGATCGAGCTGAGTGACAGCGACCAGGTGGTGGAGGATCCGGCGGAGGACATCCGGGGCCGGAAGGTCCGGGACCGGGACGGGCACGAGCTCGGGCGGGTCGACGACCTGCTGATCGACCCGGAGGAGCGGAAGGTGCGGTTCCTGCGGGTGGCGCACGGCGGGATCCTCGGTTTCGGCGGGACCGCGTCGTTCGTGCCGGTGGAGGCGATCCGGGCGATCGACGACGAGATCGTGCACGTGGCCGAGCCGAAGCAGATCGTGGCCGAGGCGCCCGCCTACGACCCGGAGCTGATCGACGCGACCGAGTACTACCACGATCTGTACCGGCACTACGGGTACCCGCCGTTCTGGAGCACCGGCTACATCTACCCGGGATATCCGCACTACCGCATCTGA
- a CDS encoding TrmH family RNA methyltransferase gives MTLAAFAQARADRDLAVLEGFHALKHALRFGATVRQVAAVDPEHLERLAADLAPDLLGRFRELARPVARDAFRQLSKNPVRTEVIAIAERPPVDVDAVLRAGSAAPVVFLEDPRNLGNVGAVIRVAAAAGAAAVLTDGVSDPWDPAAIRGAAGLHYALPVARTDVAALTGRPIVALDPDGVEISPAAIPDRAVLAFGTERDGLSPDLLARADVRVRIPMRPDVSSLNLATSVAITLYSRRWMAP, from the coding sequence ATGACCCTCGCCGCGTTCGCCCAGGCTCGCGCCGACCGTGACCTGGCGGTGCTCGAAGGGTTCCACGCCCTCAAGCACGCCCTCCGGTTCGGCGCCACCGTGCGCCAGGTCGCCGCCGTCGACCCGGAACACCTGGAACGGCTCGCCGCCGACCTGGCGCCCGACCTGCTCGGCCGGTTCCGCGAGCTGGCCCGGCCGGTCGCCCGGGACGCTTTCCGGCAGCTGTCGAAGAACCCGGTCCGCACCGAGGTGATCGCGATCGCCGAGCGCCCGCCGGTCGATGTGGACGCGGTGCTGCGCGCCGGGTCCGCCGCCCCGGTCGTCTTCCTCGAGGATCCGCGCAACCTGGGCAACGTCGGCGCGGTGATCCGGGTGGCCGCCGCGGCCGGCGCGGCCGCGGTCCTCACCGACGGGGTCAGCGACCCGTGGGATCCGGCGGCGATCCGCGGCGCGGCCGGCCTGCACTACGCCCTCCCGGTCGCCCGCACCGACGTGGCCGCCCTGACCGGCCGCCCGATCGTCGCCCTCGACCCGGACGGCGTCGAGATCTCCCCGGCCGCCATCCCGGACCGGGCCGTCCTCGCCTTCGGCACCGAACGCGACGGCCTCTCCCCGGACCTCCTGGCCCGCGCCGACGTCCGCGTCCGCATCCCGATGCGCCCCGACGTCTCCAGCCTCAACCTGGCCACCTCGGTAGCCATCACCCTCTATTCCCGCCGGTGGATGGCCCCCTGA
- a CDS encoding ABC transporter permease, with protein sequence MTTAVLAKPASLDTPRRGGLIRHSAALAKRSLIKTIRTPEALIDVTIQPVIFLLMFTYLFGGAIANGDRHGYLQLLLPGMLAQSLAMGGIALGQNLNADIEKGVFDRFRSLPVSRSAPLVGAVGADIVRYLTVCLVTLGVGTVMGFRIQTGAVPTLAAVALAIGFGLCFGWVSVWVGMLVRTSGAVQGVMFLLVFPLSFGSDVFVPADTLPGWLQGFVQVNPITHLVGAERGLLIGGPVADHLLATLAWMAGLLVVFVPLALRAYNKRT encoded by the coding sequence ATGACCACGGCAGTTCTCGCCAAGCCGGCGAGCTTGGACACGCCGCGGCGGGGCGGGCTGATCCGGCACAGCGCCGCGCTCGCCAAGCGCAGCCTGATCAAGACGATCCGGACGCCGGAAGCGCTGATCGACGTGACCATCCAGCCGGTCATCTTCCTGCTGATGTTCACCTACCTGTTCGGTGGCGCGATCGCCAACGGTGACCGGCACGGCTACCTGCAGCTCCTGCTGCCCGGCATGCTCGCCCAGTCGCTCGCGATGGGCGGCATCGCGCTCGGCCAGAACCTGAACGCCGACATCGAGAAGGGCGTCTTCGACCGGTTCCGGTCACTGCCGGTGTCCCGGTCGGCGCCGCTGGTCGGCGCGGTCGGCGCGGACATCGTCCGCTACCTCACGGTGTGCCTGGTGACGCTGGGCGTCGGCACCGTGATGGGCTTCCGGATCCAGACCGGCGCGGTGCCCACCCTCGCCGCGGTCGCCCTGGCCATCGGGTTCGGCCTGTGCTTCGGCTGGGTCTCGGTCTGGGTCGGCATGCTGGTGCGCACCTCGGGCGCGGTGCAGGGCGTGATGTTCCTGCTGGTCTTCCCGCTCTCGTTCGGCAGCGACGTGTTCGTCCCGGCCGACACGCTGCCCGGCTGGCTGCAGGGCTTCGTGCAGGTCAACCCGATCACCCACCTGGTCGGCGCGGAACGCGGCCTGCTGATCGGCGGCCCGGTCGCCGACCACCTGCTGGCCACGCTGGCCTGGATGGCCGGTCTGCTGGTGGTCTTCGTGCCGCTGGCGCTGCGCGCCTACAACAAGCGCACCTGA
- a CDS encoding ABC transporter ATP-binding protein has translation MSATLPVADQRLVLRATLRLIAADKRSVAVLIGLNSLAAIAGLGGPWLLGRVIDTVAGGGGAAAVDRLALGVLACALTQIALARLALALGYRFGERTSARIRETFLRRALELPASVIERIPAGDVAARGTTDVDAVASTLRDLLPRLLIGLVEMIFILIAVFLLSPLLGLLGVLGLTSIWLVTRWYLKRARDAYLREGDANSWLAEELAATTAGARTVEAFGLADRRLAAGHAAIDETRRTRLLTLALRSVFLPGVEASYAVPLVLVLLAGGLLYLDDRISLGVLSAAVLYLRQLANPLDTLLIRIEQLQAAAASFARVEGLAATPAPPAYAPDPPAGDRIEVRGVRFAYDRGRDVLHDVELTVRPGERLAVVGLSGAGKSTLGRLLAGVDRPTAGSVTVGGVPIADLPPELLRQQVVLVTQEHHVFRETVRDNLMVPAPDDELRRALATVGADWADDLDRDLGEHPLDGAQAQQLALARVLLAGPHTVILDEATALLDPTAARDAERALAAVLHGRTVIAIAHRLQTAHDADRVAVMHDGRIVELGTHDELLAADGSYAALWRSWHRADQMR, from the coding sequence ATGAGCGCCACCCTGCCGGTCGCCGACCAGCGCCTCGTGCTGCGCGCCACGCTCCGCCTGATCGCCGCCGACAAGCGCTCGGTGGCCGTCCTGATCGGATTGAACTCGCTGGCCGCGATCGCCGGGCTGGGCGGCCCGTGGCTGCTCGGCCGGGTGATCGACACGGTGGCCGGGGGAGGCGGCGCGGCCGCCGTCGACCGGCTCGCGCTGGGCGTGCTGGCCTGCGCGCTCACCCAGATCGCACTGGCCCGGCTGGCGCTCGCCCTGGGCTACCGGTTCGGCGAGCGGACCTCGGCCCGGATCCGCGAGACGTTCCTGCGCCGGGCGCTGGAGCTGCCCGCGTCGGTGATCGAGCGGATCCCGGCCGGCGACGTGGCGGCCCGTGGCACCACCGACGTGGACGCGGTCGCCAGCACCCTGCGCGACCTGCTGCCCCGGCTGCTCATCGGCCTGGTCGAGATGATCTTCATCCTGATCGCGGTGTTCCTGCTCAGCCCGTTGCTGGGGCTGCTCGGGGTGCTCGGGCTGACCAGCATCTGGCTGGTCACCCGGTGGTACCTGAAACGGGCCCGGGACGCCTACCTGCGCGAGGGCGACGCGAACTCCTGGCTGGCCGAGGAGCTGGCCGCGACCACCGCGGGCGCCCGCACCGTCGAGGCGTTCGGGCTGGCCGACCGGCGGCTGGCAGCCGGGCACGCGGCGATCGACGAGACCCGCCGGACCCGGCTGCTCACGCTCGCCCTGCGCAGCGTCTTCCTGCCCGGCGTCGAGGCGTCCTACGCGGTCCCGCTGGTGCTGGTGCTGCTCGCCGGCGGCCTGCTCTACCTGGACGACCGGATCAGCCTCGGCGTGCTCAGCGCGGCCGTGCTCTACCTGCGCCAGCTGGCCAACCCGCTGGACACCCTGCTGATCCGGATCGAGCAGCTGCAGGCGGCGGCCGCGTCGTTCGCCCGGGTCGAGGGACTCGCCGCGACGCCGGCGCCGCCGGCTTACGCGCCGGACCCGCCGGCCGGCGACCGGATCGAGGTGCGCGGCGTCCGCTTCGCCTACGACCGCGGCCGCGACGTGCTGCACGACGTCGAGTTGACGGTACGGCCGGGCGAGCGCCTCGCCGTGGTCGGCCTCTCCGGCGCCGGCAAGTCCACGCTCGGCCGCCTGCTCGCCGGCGTCGACCGTCCCACCGCCGGCAGCGTCACGGTCGGCGGCGTCCCGATCGCCGACCTGCCCCCGGAGCTGCTCCGCCAGCAGGTCGTGCTGGTCACCCAGGAGCACCATGTCTTCCGGGAGACGGTCCGGGACAACCTGATGGTCCCGGCCCCGGACGACGAGCTGCGCCGGGCGCTCGCCACGGTGGGCGCCGACTGGGCCGACGACCTGGACCGTGACCTGGGCGAACACCCGCTCGACGGTGCGCAGGCGCAGCAGCTGGCGCTGGCCCGGGTGCTGCTCGCCGGCCCGCACACGGTCATCCTGGACGAGGCGACCGCGCTGCTCGACCCGACCGCCGCCCGGGACGCGGAACGGGCCCTCGCGGCGGTGCTGCACGGCCGTACCGTGATCGCCATCGCGCACCGCCTGCAGACCGCCCACGACGCCGACCGGGTCGCGGTCATGCACGACGGCCGGATCGTCGAGCTCGGCACCCACGACGAGCTGCTCGCCGCGGACGGCTCGTACGCCGCCCTGTGGCGCTCCTGGCACCGGGCCGATCAGATGCGGTAG